One segment of Mugil cephalus isolate CIBA_MC_2020 chromosome 14, CIBA_Mcephalus_1.1, whole genome shotgun sequence DNA contains the following:
- the irx4b gene encoding iroquois-class homeodomain protein IRX-4b isoform X2: MAYSQLGYPYSTTPQFLMTSSPLAGCLEPGTPPPHPVLRSPGQQLTPGAGIGVYSGPYPKSQSYYNTCASDATALYSRGPLDPKEGAASTNVGASQTPTYYPYEYTFGQYPYDRYGYSCSDGASRRKNATRETTSTLKAWLQEHQKNPYPTKGEKIMLAIITRMTLTQVSTWFANARRRLKKENKVTWSPRACKSSDDRGCEEDSDEAEKPLKSDKDLPNQQCADLQSDLEDFDLLESDASDCEPKPQFVSEDNKANPDMAHLTHNPDALHGKETLSPDCPKLTAVPHQNSSFYLNPELHSTDAKPKIWSIAQTAVSLDASLQPEYPPCMLSSTGSPSPGYPTNMALTKSDRQQESPVATLREWVDGVFHGPSFQQSKPAEVWKGLNDAVIDCRTTGQSFEIARSASSL, from the exons ATGGCTTACTCTCAGCTGGGATACCCCTACTCCACCACACCACAG TTTCTCATGACCTCCAGCCCCCTGGCCGGCTGCCTTGAGCCGGGAACTCCTCCGCCCCACCCGGTGCTGCGCTCTCCGGGCCAACAGCTCACCCCTGGCGCTGGGATCGGGGTCTACAGCGGCCCGTACCCAAAGAGCCAAAGCTATTACAACACCTGCGCCAGCGACGCCACAGCTCTCTATTCCAGA GggccactagatcccaaagagGGAGCTGCATCTACGAATGTGGGGGCATCTCAGACTCCTACCTACTATCCTTATGAATATACATTTGGACAATATCCTTATGACAGATATGG ATATTCCTGCTCAGATGGTGCATCGCGTCGTAAAAATGCCACCCGAGAAACCACCAGCACCCTGAAggcttggctgcaggagcaccaGAAGAACCCCTACCCAACTAAGGGGGAGAAGATAATGCTGGCCATCATCACCAGGATGACCCTTACACAG GTGTCTACGTGGTTTGCCAATGCACGCAGGAGACTGAAGAAGGAGAACAAGGTGACGTGGTCACCTCGTGCCTGTAAAAGCTCTGATGACCGAGGCTGTGAGGAAGACAGTGATGAAGCAGAAAAGCCACTTAAAAGTGACAAAGACCTTCCCA ATCAACAGTGTGCAGACCTCCAGAGTGATCTTGAGGACTTTGACCTGCTGGAGTCAGATGCTTCTGACTGTGAACCAAAGCCACAGTTTGTTTCTGAGGACAACAAAGCAAACCCAGATATGGCTCATCTCACCCACAACCCTGACGCACTGCACGGAAAAGAGACACTGTCCCCGGACTGCCCCAAACTCACAGCGGTCCCACACCAGAACAGCTCCTTCTACCTTAATCCAGAGCTTCACAGCACAGACGCTAAACCGAAAATTTGGTCTATTGCTCAAACAGCCGTGTCTCTGGATGCCAGCTTGCAGCCAGAATACCCTCCGTGCATGCTGTCATCCACCGGATCTCCTTCGCCAGGCTATCCAACAAATATGGCGCTCACCAAGTCAGATAGGCAACAGGAGTCACCGGTGGCTACACTCAGAGAGTGGGTGGATGGGGTTTTCCATGGTCCTTCTTTCCAACAGTCCAAACCAGCAGAGGTGTGGAAAGGATTAAACGACGCTGTGATAGACTGCAGAACGACCGGACAGTCCTTTGAAATTGCTCGGTCTGCATCCTCTTTGTAG
- the irx4b gene encoding iroquois-class homeodomain protein IRX-4b isoform X1, with product MLLDAAPRLAPAFACLILFEPWLTLSWDTPTPPHHSPLAGCLEPGTPPPHPVLRSPGQQLTPGAGIGVYSGPYPKSQSYYNTCASDATALYSRGPLDPKEGAASTNVGASQTPTYYPYEYTFGQYPYDRYGYSCSDGASRRKNATRETTSTLKAWLQEHQKNPYPTKGEKIMLAIITRMTLTQVSTWFANARRRLKKENKVTWSPRACKSSDDRGCEEDSDEAEKPLKSDKDLPNQQCADLQSDLEDFDLLESDASDCEPKPQFVSEDNKANPDMAHLTHNPDALHGKETLSPDCPKLTAVPHQNSSFYLNPELHSTDAKPKIWSIAQTAVSLDASLQPEYPPCMLSSTGSPSPGYPTNMALTKSDRQQESPVATLREWVDGVFHGPSFQQSKPAEVWKGLNDAVIDCRTTGQSFEIARSASSL from the exons ATGCTGTTGGATGCCGCCCCGCGTCTGGCTCCCGCTTTTGCTTGTTTGATCTTATTTGAACCATGGCTTACTCTCAGCTGGGATACCCCTACTCCACCACACCACAG CCCCCTGGCCGGCTGCCTTGAGCCGGGAACTCCTCCGCCCCACCCGGTGCTGCGCTCTCCGGGCCAACAGCTCACCCCTGGCGCTGGGATCGGGGTCTACAGCGGCCCGTACCCAAAGAGCCAAAGCTATTACAACACCTGCGCCAGCGACGCCACAGCTCTCTATTCCAGA GggccactagatcccaaagagGGAGCTGCATCTACGAATGTGGGGGCATCTCAGACTCCTACCTACTATCCTTATGAATATACATTTGGACAATATCCTTATGACAGATATGG ATATTCCTGCTCAGATGGTGCATCGCGTCGTAAAAATGCCACCCGAGAAACCACCAGCACCCTGAAggcttggctgcaggagcaccaGAAGAACCCCTACCCAACTAAGGGGGAGAAGATAATGCTGGCCATCATCACCAGGATGACCCTTACACAG GTGTCTACGTGGTTTGCCAATGCACGCAGGAGACTGAAGAAGGAGAACAAGGTGACGTGGTCACCTCGTGCCTGTAAAAGCTCTGATGACCGAGGCTGTGAGGAAGACAGTGATGAAGCAGAAAAGCCACTTAAAAGTGACAAAGACCTTCCCA ATCAACAGTGTGCAGACCTCCAGAGTGATCTTGAGGACTTTGACCTGCTGGAGTCAGATGCTTCTGACTGTGAACCAAAGCCACAGTTTGTTTCTGAGGACAACAAAGCAAACCCAGATATGGCTCATCTCACCCACAACCCTGACGCACTGCACGGAAAAGAGACACTGTCCCCGGACTGCCCCAAACTCACAGCGGTCCCACACCAGAACAGCTCCTTCTACCTTAATCCAGAGCTTCACAGCACAGACGCTAAACCGAAAATTTGGTCTATTGCTCAAACAGCCGTGTCTCTGGATGCCAGCTTGCAGCCAGAATACCCTCCGTGCATGCTGTCATCCACCGGATCTCCTTCGCCAGGCTATCCAACAAATATGGCGCTCACCAAGTCAGATAGGCAACAGGAGTCACCGGTGGCTACACTCAGAGAGTGGGTGGATGGGGTTTTCCATGGTCCTTCTTTCCAACAGTCCAAACCAGCAGAGGTGTGGAAAGGATTAAACGACGCTGTGATAGACTGCAGAACGACCGGACAGTCCTTTGAAATTGCTCGGTCTGCATCCTCTTTGTAG
- the irx1b gene encoding iroquois-class homeodomain protein IRX-1b, whose protein sequence is MSFPQLGYPQFLSASHEVYSTERPASAREGGAEGGVSSSATAAAVGSMLGMYGSPWAAHNYSAFLPYSGATDLALISQMGSQYELKDSPGSHPAPLSVHTAQGFYPYGQYPYGDPSRAKTATRETTSTLKAWLQEHQKNPYPTKGEKIMLAIITRMTLTQVSTWFANARRRLKKENKVTWGRSAEDRDGRIFSSDNEDEPGKNGSDDEEEDEEIDLETVDIERPDEQRAGETGSGKGDGDGEADLSVREQASESKSSESSRTLSVEALRGVEPGVSLIKSPGGGKLAVDHSPSRQECQRPPQSKPKIWSLAETATAPDSSHKSASAAHAHHAALASAGHPALLPGHGIYTCQIGKLHNWANAAFLNANSLLNMRSLLGGAPAGHLPLHGAVPAARHDSRPAAAGTGTSGTEDDSDVESSGSFSPKRDDEESDHRTDSLKSPFQLITDRPHHGTAPQRVLATTL, encoded by the exons ATGTCTTTCCCTCAGCTGGGGTACCCCCAGTTCCTCAGCGCCTCCCATGAGGTGTACAGCACCGAGCGGCCGGCCTCTGCCCGGGAAGGAGGCGCCGAAGGCGGCGTGAGCTCGTCTGCGACCGCCGCGGCCGTCGGCTCTATGCTGGGAATGTACGGGAGCCCATGGGCTGCTCACAACTACAGTGCCTTTCTGCCGTACAGCGGAGCCACAGACCTCGCCCTCATCTCCCAGATG GGCTCTCAGTACGAGCTGAAGGACAGCCCGGGGTCTCACCCGGCTCCCCTGTCCGTCCACACCGCTCAAGGCTTCTACCCATACGGCCAGTACCCGTACGGAGACCCGTCCAGGGCCAAAACCGCTACCAGGGAGACCACGAGCACCCTGAAggcctggctgcaggagcaccaGAAGAACCCGTATCCCACCAAAGGAGAGAAGATCATGCTCGCCATCATTACGAGGATGACGCTCACACAG gTGTCAACGTGGTTCGCAAACGCCCGCAGACGcctcaaaaaggaaaacaaggtAACTTGGGGCCGAAGCGCCGAGGACCGAGACGGCCGCATCTTCAGCAGCGACAACGAGGACGAGCCGGGCAAGAACGGCAGcgacgacgaggaggaagacgaggaaaTTGATTTGGAAACTGTCGATATCGAGAGGCCAGATGAGCAGCGAGCAGGGGAAACGGGCTCCGGGAAGGGAGACGGGGATGGAGAGGCAGATCTATCAGTCAGAGAGCAGGCCTCGGAGTCCAAGAGCTCGGAGAGCAGCAGGACGCTTTCTGTGGAGGCCCTCAGAGGAGTAGAGCCTGGCGTTTCTCTCATTAAATCGCCTGGTGGCGGCAAACTCGCAGTGGATCATTCACCCAGCAGACAGGAGTGCCAGAGACCGCCGCAGAGCAAACCCAAAATCTGGTCTCTGGCTGAGACCGCCACGGCCCCGGACAGCTCTCACAAATCTGCCTCAGCGGCCCATGCGCACCACGCGGCTTTGGCCTCCGCCGGACACCCAGCCTTACTCCCGGGACATGGAATATATACATGCCAGATTGGCAAGCTGCACAACTGGGCCAACGCGGCTTTTCTCAATGCCAACTCTCTTTTGAACATGAGGTCGCTGCTCGGAGGGGCGCCGGCCGGACACCTGCCTCTCCACGGCGCGGTGCCGGCTGCGCGTCATGACTCACGGCCGGCGGCGGCTGGCACAGGAACATCGGGCACGGAGGACGACAGTGATGTAGAGTCGTCGGGGAGCTTCAGTCCAAAAAGAGATG ATGAAGAGAGCGACCACAGGACTGATTCCCTGAAGTCTCCGTTTCAGCTGATCACTGACAG ACCTCACCATGGGACAGCACCACAGCGCGTTCTGGCAACAACATTATGA